Genomic DNA from Pseudobdellovibrionaceae bacterium:
GACTTTCGAGATGTCCGCCGGGATCGAAACCGTTCCACCTTGGCTGGAATCCGCCGTGTACAGATAGCCGGTCATGTTTGCGGGATTCACGTCCAACACGAAGACCGCTTGTCCCGAAGACGACTGCTCCAGGCTTTCCATGCGGATCCGCTCTTTCGAGGTCTCGATCACCGCGCGGGTGAAGATACGGTCGAAGGTTCCGGGACGACCGTCGGTGTTACCGCTGATCGACGCTTCGTATTTCACTTTCGGATAAGGCGCCACCAGCATGCGATTCATGGTCGCGGTGAAGTTCGCGCGGAAGTTGCGGTCTTGTGAACCGCAGACGAGCTCGGGGCCGGCGAAAGCGGCGGGAGCGAGCAGGGCCAGAACCAGGACGACGGACAGGGACTTCAGAATACGCATCGGTAAAACTCCTTTAACGGGGATGCTCGGAATTGGGGGTGGAGCGCTTGTAACGCCCCCCGGCCCGCCCGCGCGAGCGGAAAGGAGTCATTCTCATTGCGGGCGGCGTTTTCTCATTTACGCGCGCAAGGATGATGAAGAAAGGAAATGACCGGAACTACTTCTGCAGCAGAAAGATTTTGAGTTTCTTCACGGGGCGGCCTTCGGCGTTCACGAGGACGACCTCGGCGCCTTGGGATTTAAGAACCAGGTTCTCGACCGGGATCTCGTCCTTGGCGGCGTGATCCGCGACCACCGTCGGCTGACTGGCCGCCGCCGTGGCCCCGTGAGTGACGCTGCGGCTGCGGCTTTCGTCACGTTCGATGCGCAGCTCGGAAATATCGACGCCCGCGCCCAGCCCCGAACGTCCCGCGAGCGTCGCGCTGATCTCGAAGCTCTCCTTGCGGAAAGACAGACGTAGTCCCGCGCCCGCTTCGGCGCCCACGCCCAAGGCCGCGTTCATACTCACGCGCGCGTAGCTTCCTAAGAGAGATTCGGGACGCTGACTCAGGCCGATGCCGACCTGCCCGCCGGAAATGTTGAAACCCGTGATTCCCAATCCTAAGCCCACGCCACGAATCGAAACCGCGAGCGGAATGTCCTCGACCGCGCCCGTCACGTAGTCGTAGCACGACAGGCGTCCCGAGCCCGAAGCGGAGGTTCCGCCCACGCCGATGTAGGCCGAGGTGCCTTCGATCTTGAAGCTCATGTTGCAGTTGAAAAGAACCGGCGTGGTGACCGTCCCTGACTCGGCGAAAGCGGGAGCCGTCAGCGCGAGACTCGCCCCGAAAAGCAACTTGCGCGCGAAATTTTGCAGCGTGCGAAGACCAGCCACCCAAGACCTCATTCGTCAGAAACGTGAATTTACCATGGCGGGGCCGCCTCCGCAAAAATCGCTCGAACCGCCAGGGACGAACTTCAGGGTTGTCGAAAGTGTTGACGCACGTACGTCGTCTCGGAAAGCGGATGGCCGCCGACGGGCTTTTTCACCTATCATAAAGCGTGCTCCAAAGCTTTCTAGGCCTCATGGTTTTTCTGCTCATCTCCCCGGCCCTCGCGACGACTTGCCGCCCGGGCCCCCGTCCAGTCGCGATCGTCTTGAGCGGTGGCACGAGTCTGGGCGCCTACCAAGCCGGAGCCCTGACCCGCGCGCTTGAATTCTTCGCGGCCCGCCCCCAGGAGTACCAGGTGCAGATGTTCGCGGGCGCTTCGGCGGGCGGGATCAACGGTGTTTTGGGTTACCAAGACCTCTGCGGCGATCGCAATCCGGGCTGGCTCAAACGCTTTTGGACCGGTCCCGTCACCGAGACGCTCTTTCATCCCCACGCCGAAACCGGAAGCCTGCTGAACCGCGAAGCCTTCGCGCCGCTCGAGGCCGAGTTTCGCGCGGACTTCGCGCAGAGCCGCCACCGCTGCGAGACCGTGCTGTCGGTCGCGCTGACGCTCGCGGATCCGCTGCGGGTCGAGATCCCCGGTGATCAGGCGAGCCAATCCCAGTTTCTGACTTTCAATTTACGACTGACGCCCGGCCAGCCCGCGCGGCCTTCGAATTTCGTGAACCCTTTCGACTCGGCGACGAGTTCGCTGCTCGCGCTCGACGCGAATCAGCCAGCGACCGATCTGATGGACCTGGCGCGCGCGACCTCTTCGATTCCGCTGATTTTCCCCGCGCAGAAACTTCGTTACTGCGCACTCAAACGCGACGACCCCGGCCTTCGCCACGCGCCGCCGCCGTTCCAATGCCCCGCCTCCGAGATCCGCGAGGGCGCCTTCATCGATGGCGCGCTTCTCGATACGACGCCGCTCGCGCAGGCCGTGCGCCAACTGAAGCGCGGACTTGTGCACGACTGCACGGGCCTGGGCTCGAAGTGGCTGAGCGTTCCGCGCAACGAAAACCAGGGCGAGATTCTGAACGACCTGTTGATTTTGAATTTGGACGTGCGCAATCGCGCGCCCGACGACGGTCGTCCCGCGCAATCCCTCGCCGGGGGCGTCGGCAAACTTCTGGGCGATCTGCTGAAATCCGCGCGCGACCGCGAGATCGTGAATCTGCTGGAAGCCGAGCCCAAAGTGCGCGATCAGATTTTGTCGCTGCGTTCGCACTTCCCGCGCTGGTCCGAGGAATGGAACGGCTTTTTCGGTTTCTTCGACGCGGATCTGCGGCGTTTTGATTTCGCGGTCGGCTACGTCGACATGGAAAAATCCCTGCGTACGGACGGCGGGCGTGAAACCGGCGCGCTCGTGCAGTGCCTAAGGGCCTACGCCGAAAAACCCGTTGCCCGCTGCGCCGGACTTTCACGCGACGAAGAGATTCTTTTCCGCACCCTGGTGCGCGAGGACGTGAACGTCCCCACCGAGAAACCGAGCCGCTTCGCCCGTCGCATGCACGCGCTGTCGGAAGAAGGCTACGCCTTTCGCGAACTGGGCCTCGCCGGGAGCGAGGCCGCCATGGCCCCCGTTCGCGTGCGCGGGCAAGTCGATCGGGGCGCCCGCAGCTTGGCCCAGCATTACCCCGAAGATTCCGCGACAACTCTGGGTGTGGTCTCGAGTTATCTTTTCGGCGCGAGCGATCCCCTGCCCGTCGAGCGCGTTTACCATCTAAACTGGGGGACCGGCTTCGAAGCCGGCTACAGCCAGCTCGTGGGCCTGAACTACCTGCGCGGCAGCTACTGGCGTTGGCCGCTCGTGGCCGAGGTGTATTCGCCTTCACTCCTCGCGACGGCTCCGGGCCGCACGACCGCGATCAGTCTTTACAGCGGCATCGAACGCCAGAGCTTTTTCAGTTCTTCGGTTGAAAATCTGGTGAGTCTGCGCGCGGGCTACCAGTTCTCGACCGCAGAGGGCGAAATCCCTTGCACGCGCAGTCGACTGGAAGCCTGTCGCGGCCCCACCCTCGAACCCACGTTCGCCGTCGTTTTTTTCGGAAACTTCCGTCTGCAAGCCGCTTTGAAAATCACCTTCGACGAGCGCGACCTCGAAAACGTCACGGCCGCCACCCTCTTTCAGGGTGGACTGCAATTCTAACCGACGTCTTCAATTGGAAAAACGAAACTGCAAAAGCCCCGCCAGCGACTGCCCCGCGGTGGAGAGCCCCAACACCTCGCCCGACGACGCGACATGATGATCGAGAGTGATCCCCACGTCGAATACGCCCTTATTAAAGGGATGCACGCGGTATCGTTTCACGCGGTAAAAGGCGCTCGCGCGATGTTGAAAACCCCAGTGCAATTCGCTTTCACTGAGACGATCCGCCTTCTGGTCACCGTACTGAAAAACCCTGAGCCCCAAACCCGCGTCATAAAAGAAGCTCCACGGCCGCAGGGTGAGCCAGCGACGACTCAGCATGAAACCCGCATCGTAAGAGCGGATGTGGGGCTCGATCATGGCGGGAAATTTCGCGCGCATCCGCGATAGGATCTCGGCGCCACCCCCGCCGTAGTCGTGAAAATCCAACCCCAGCACGAAGCCCCAGTGGTCTTCGCGGTAGTAACCGAAATCGAGCCCCCACGCGAAGGTGTTGCGCGAGCCCAAATCCGCGAGGTCTCCGGTTCGCGCCGCGGTCGTCCCGATCTGCAGACCGATGAAGAACGGATCGTGGGACGGCACCGGTTTTTCGCGGATCCGCACGATCTCGGCCCGGCGACGGCACTGCCAGTCACCGACCTGACCATCGGCTTCAAGCGTTTTCGCCTCGATGAAGAAATCGAACGCGAGTTCTTTCAAGATCTCTTCTTTCGACGCATCGAACTCCCAAAGCAGCGAAAACATCTGCTCGGGCGGCATCACGCCGTGAAAATCCTGAAAGGCTTCGGCGTTCAGAAATTCGCGCAGTTTGTCCCCGGGACGCAGGCGAAGATCCAGCGCGCGTCCCGAGCGGTTTTGCGCCTGGACGCGCACGCCGAAGGAATCCGCGCTTTCGATCATCGCCGCCATGAACTGAAAGCCGCACTCGCTTTCGGCGGTGCCGCCCTTGGGTTCGCGCACTTCGGCATCCCACCGGACCCGGTAACTGGGACTGGGTGCCACGTTGGGCGCGGTGGAAAAAAGCTGCGCGTGAAGGGACAACGGAAAAAGGAGAAGAAACAGGAACGACCACATCCCCGCACGCTAGCACGCACGGGCGCGCTCCGCCTACAAACGATTCATGGCGTTTTCGACAAATTCCTTTTTGACGTGGATTTGATAGCGGGGCGTCGCTTCGAAAAGCTGGTAGTCCGCGCGATTCTCGAAAAACTCCCCCAGCCCCGACGTCTCGGTCCCGGTGTTAGACGTCGCGCGAATGGTCACGTCCGGAAGATTTTCGGCCCCGGAAAAGTAAGCGACGGTCTCATCCCGTAGCGCCGTGCTGACCGGGAAGCGGTACAAAAAGCCCAACGCGTCGAGTTCGGACAAAAGGTAATATCCGGGGCGCTCGGGATAAACGAGCAGCGACACCGGCCCCGGAGGCAAACGCTCCAGCGAGGCCGTCACGCTTTCGATCTCTTGAGAAATGGGCCGCGTCGTCCAAAGACCTTGGTAGCGACCCGTTTTGATTTCATCCAGCGACGCCATCCGCGTCTGCCCCTCGGGCATGCGCTGGTATTGCGCGACGACCAGAAGCATCGAAAAACAAAAGGCCGAGACGAGGACGGGCCACTTCACGTCACGCACCCAGCCCGACGCGAAAAAGAAAATCATCAAAGGGAAGAGTCCCACCGCAACGCCGGGAAGGCCGCGCGTGAACCCCAAGACGAGCGCCAACGAGAGGCTCGCCGCGATCAAAAAGCCCGGCTTGAAATCCTCAGGCAGACTCGCGCGAATTTTCCAGAAATGCGAAAGCACGAGCGGCGACATAAGTACGATGATGAACTCGGCCGGATACGGTGCCTGCGGCCAACCCACGATCGCGAAAAACATCGCGAGCGCCGCGAACAGAAAATGGAAAAAACGCGCGGGCAAAACGAAAGCGAAAACGAGCGACAGCAAAAACACGAGCCCCATATGTCCGCCCGGAAGCACCCACGCATCGGCCGCGACACCCTTCCAGCCCAGCAGATTGTTTTGCACATGCCAGGCCTCGCGAAAGCCTTCGGGATTGATTTCACGCACGGCCAGAAACGCCAAAAACGCCGCCAAATTCAGACTCGCGGCCAGGTGCATTTTCACGAGCCCGTCTTCGCCCGCGCGCGCGGGCCTCAGCATCATCGCCAGAACCCCCAAGACCAAAACCGGTAAAGTTTCGGGACACGCCACGCCGAGCAAAAATCCCGTCAAGGGCAGTATCCACGACTTCACCGCCGTCGGGGCCTGCATCCAGCGCCAAGCGCTCGCGACGACCGTCACGCCTAGCAGCGACGCCATCGAAAGCGGATGCACGCCCATCACGTTCAGCGGGACGAAACTCACGAGCGGGGCCGCGAACAAAAGCGTCGCGAAGGGCGCCACCCGGTGACGAAAAACGAAGCCCAAAAGCAAAGCGAAAAGCCACGACAGGCCGAGCTTCAGTTCGCGCAGATGCAGCACGATCCCTTCGGAGCTCAACCGGCCCGTCAATTCGTTGGCGAGACGGAAAAACGGATAAACGAGCAGCTGCGCGAGCTGATCCAGACCGAGTTCTTTACGAAAGAAACCCTCGTGAACGAGCAGATCCAATTGGTAAAGGACGTGGCGGGACTCTTGGATCAGATCGAGTCCGTAGTAAAGGCGGCTCCATGAAAAAATCCAAACGCAGGCCGCGAGCATCATCGCCGAAGGCAGGCCAAAGCGTCTCCACTGCTCATCCATTTTTCGCGCCCACGCTTTTATCCATGCTTCACAGGATGCGGGCCACGCCCCCAAAAACCAACCTTACCCGGGAACCTATGGACCTTCGTCCAAGGGTCAAGCGGGGTCGAGACGCGCCCCTAAAAGAAAGCGGCGAAACAAGAACAGACAAGGTCCCGGACCATAGTGCGCGGTCAGGCGTTTTTCATAACGAGCGACGAAGTCTTGGAAGCGCTCCGGGGTCATTTGTTTTTCGAATTCCGTCAGGAACGTTCCGCGCGTCCAGTCCGCCACTTGCGTCGCGCGCGCCATCGGATGCAGATAGACCTTCTCGCGCACGTCGATGTCGCCAAAGCCGAGATCGAACAGAATCTGCGCGTAATGGGTCAGCGGCTCGACCGCATGGGCCTCGCGCGCATCAACCTCGGGAAAACCCGCGATCTCTTCCATGGCCAAGCGATGGGAAGGCTCGCCGTAGTTGTGGGGCATCTGCACCAGGAGCGCTCCGCCCGGCGCAAGCAAACGACGCAACTTCGCGAAGACCGCACGATGATCGGGCATCCACTGGATCGCGGCGTTCGACAAAATGAGATCGTAGACCTGATCTTCGGGGAAGGCCTCGAAAGAACTTTCGACGTAGGTCACGCCCTGGGTGGTCGCCCGCGCTTTGGCGAGCATCGTGGGCGAGGGGTCCACGCCCGTCACGGCTTCGGCGCGAAACTCCGTTCACGCTCGTTCTGGAACTTAAGATACTGATCCGGATTCCAATTGTTCATCTCATCCAATTCAGACCGAAAGCGATCAACGCGGGGACGGCCTGCACCCAAAAAATGCGTTTAGAGACGGTGGCGGCCCCAAAAATCCCGGCGACGATCACGCAGCCCGTGAAGAACAGCGCGAGCGGAACCCGCATCGACTCCTCGGCGACCAACGACCACACGAGCCCCGCGGCCAGAAAACCGTTGTAGAGCCCCTGGTTCATGGCGAGCGATTTGGATTTCTTGGCGAAGTCCGCATCCAAACGGAAAACATTCATGCCGGGCTGCTTGTCCCACAGGAACATCTCCAGGACCAGAAATCCGAAATGTTGAAGCGCGATGAACGCCAAGAGACATTGAATGAGGACTTCCATGAAAACTCCTAGTAATGACCGAAAACGAGCAGACCGTCGGTCAGGCTGACTTTCAAACTGTGAACTTTTTCAAGCCCTAGCCCACGCATCATACCGAGGACGAAAATCAAGTTCGTGACCTCGGTCGCCGCATACGCGCTTTTTAACGCCGCATCGTTTTGCCCGATCCCGCGCTCGATCGCCTTTTCCAGATCGTCGGTCCCGTAACTCATCTTCTTCATCCGATTCACGAGGCTGGTCGAGTGTACGCCCCCGATGCCGTAGGCCTCGTTGCCGACGGACGCGGGCAGTTTCGCGCGCAGTTCGGTCCCTTGCTTCAGCGCATGCGTCAGCGCGAGATCCGCCTCTTCTTTGGTCAGCGGATTCGGGGAGGGTCCTTTCTTCTTCGTTTCGCGTAGCAGCCAGTTTTTGAAGCTGACCGAGGCGATGTTCGATTCAACGACGAGGATCTGCCCGTTTTCCGCCGGCGTCACGAGCTGCTGGCTCCCGCCGCCGATATCCCAGACCAGCGCCTTTTGCCCCACGCGGGGAAGTTTCGTTTGCGCGGCGTTGTAGCCCCACATTCCCTCTTCCTTCTGGGTGATCAGCTTCACGTTGATGCCCAGCTCGCGGTTCAACGACTCGAGGTAGAGCGGACCGTTTGCGGCCTCGCGGAAGGCGGCGGTCGCCACCCCCAGATGCTTGTCGACCTCGAGGTCTTTGAGCTTCTCTTTCATCTGCGCGATAAAGCGGCGGGCCTCGGCGCGGGTGGTTTCGCGGAATTCCTTTTTCGCCGAGCGGTCTAGATCTTCTTTGAAGTTCGCCTTTTGCGACTCGTCCAACAGCACCTTGACGATTTTGAGCTCGCAGGTGTTCACCACGGCCGCCTTCACCTTGACCGAGCCGGAGCCCAAATCCCAGGCGGCACGACGCTCCTCGCAGGCCGTCGCCGGGTTCGAGGATTTCGTGCCCCCGCCCGCGCAGCCCGCCAGAAAGACCAGCGCCCAAAGCCCTGCGATCAAAAGTCTCCGTCGTTCTGCCGGTCGTGATGCCGTCCGATTCATGAATTCTCCTTCGCCCTGCCAGCTTTCAAAAAATCCCGGGATCCGTCAATGAAAGACGCTGACTTCGGGTGGGCTTCGGGCAGAATCAACGGATGGAATCCATGCCGACCCCCGCCGCGACCTCCGCCACTCCGGAAAAACTGAAATTCACGGGCTACCAAAAATTCGTCGTGGCCGCGCTCGCCTTTTTGCAGTTCACGATCATTTTGGACTTCATGATTCTATCGCCCTTGGGCGCGATCTTGATGCCCGCGCTCAATATCACGACGGCGCAATTCGGATGGGTCGTTTCATGTTACGCGTTCAGTGCGGGCGTCTCGGGGATTCTGGCGGCGGGATTCGCCGATCGCTTCGACCGCAAGAAGATGCTGCTTTTCTTCTACACGGGCTTTTTGCTGGGAACTTTGTTCTGCGGACTTGCGCCCGACTACCCTTCGCTTTTGATCGCGCGCACCGTGACGGGACTTTTCGGGGGCGTGATGGGTTCGATCGTTTTCGCGATCTCGACGGATCTTTTCCCCTACGAGATGCGCGGACGCGTGATGGGCCTTCTGCAGACGGCCTTTGCCGCAAGCCAGGTCCTCGGTATCCCGTTCTCACTCTACCTTTCGAACTCTCTCGGCTGGCATGCGCCGTTCATCTTGATCGTGGCTTTCGGAGCCGTGGTCGGACTGATCCTTCTGTGGAAACTTCGCCCCATCAACGGACACTTGGCCTATAAAGCCGAGCGCAGCCCCCTTCGCCACTTGATCCACACCTTGACGCAACCCCGGTACCTTCAAGGCTTCGCGGCCACCTGCCTCCTGGCCACCGGCGGCTTCATGCTGATGCCGTTCGGCTCCAATTTCCACGTCCACAATCTGGGCGTCAGCCTGGACATGCTCCCGGCGATCTACATGGCAACCGGGATCGCTTCGCTGATCCTGGGACCGCTTTCGGGAAAACTGAGCGACACCTACGGTAAATACCGGATGTTCGTCGTCGGCACCGTCGTCACGGCCCTCGCCTGCTACGTTTACACGCGTATGGGAATCTCTCCGCTGTGGGCCGTCGTCGGCATCAATATCCTGATGTTCGTGGGCGTGACCGCGCGGATCATCTCCAGCTCCGCACTCGCGTCCGCGCTGCCGCTCGCCCCCGACCGGGGAGCCTACATGGCGATCAGCTCCTCACTGCAACAGGTTTCGGGTGGAATCGCGGCGGCCGTCGCGGGCCTGATCGTCGTGCAGAAAAACGACGGACCGCTCGAGCATTTCGATACGTTGGGCGATATCGTCATCGTCTCGGCCGTCATCAGCGCGGTTTTGATGTACGGGATCCACCGTTATTTGAAAAATCTGAAAGCGGCTCAGAGCTGAGCTTCGGGCCTTGAAGCCGCGCGCTTTTTCTTCATTTTCGAACCCGAGCGCGGCTTGAAATCCCCGCCCGGCAGCCCCCATGCGTACTGGTGGGCCAACTGGCCGTCGGTGAAAATGCAAAGGGTGATCTCTTCCCGAAAGCTCTCGCGGTCGCTCGGGTCCCCGTAACTAAAAATCACGCTCTGACATTCCGCCGTCGTTTCCAGACGGTCAAAGGAATGAACCGTGATCGAGGGGTGATTGTTGCTCGCCACCCACATCTGGATTTGCCCGCGATCATCGCGGCCGATCCAGGACATCTCTTGATGGAAAATTTCGCCGTGTTCGCCGATGGCCGAACTTTGCAGAGCGAGCACCTTGTCGGGAAGTTTCGTGGAGAGCGTCAGCTCTGAACGAAAGGTCTCACGCTCGTGATTCAGGCCGCGTCCCTCGTACGTTCCCAGCGCCTGCAAGAGCAGTCCCCAAGCCGTATTTGATGAATCCATGCCGCCTCCCGGAAGAACGACAGATCACCATATTCCGGCGAATCTGTCCACGAGCGGGACGTCCGGTTTCACGTGGCGGTCCTGCGTCCAACTCAAGCGCTCTTAAGGCTCTTTAAACTGAAATTTTCAAGATCGCGGGCGATCCGACTGCGCATCGGGGCCGCGAAAAGTTTCAAGCGCGCCGTGATCCGCGCCGTAAACTCACGCGGCATATAGGGTTTCGCGATATAGTCTTCGGCGCCGAGCCCCAGTCCCCGTGAGCGTTCGTCGATCTCGGATTTCGAGGTCAGGAAAACGACCGGAATATGACGCAAGAACTGGTTCTCTTTCAGGCGGCGGACGAATTCAAAACCGCTGCCGTCCGGCAGCATAACGTCCATTAAGACCATGTCAAAATCCTCGGTCTTCATACGTTCGCGCGCCTCGGAAAGCGAACCGGCGACCGTCATCAGATATTGATCACTCAGACAGTTCAGCGCCATGAGTTGGAAGTCTTTTTGGTCTTCGACGAGAAGGATTTTTTGCATGAGTCGCCTCCTGGGTTAGTCACAGGATAGCGAACGAACGACTTCTTAGGGGTGATGCTTGGTTCTCAAACGCGTTTCAGATTGAGACGGCGGCCTGATTTCCTCGGTTTTCGACCGCCGCCTCAAACGTTCTTAACAATTCAGGCTTCAATTCAAAGGCTCCGCAGAGTCCGAAATCTCCTCACACTTGAGCAAATAACGGCGAGGCGAAGTTCCCGTCGGTGAATCGACATGCAGCGTGAGGGGATCGCTACCACGGAAGCCGCAGCCGTCATTAAAAATGTCGAACGCGCGGAGTGAGCCGATCCCCGGAAGATCCACGAAATGCCGGAGTTCTTCCGCGCAGCGCGTGCTCATATAGGTTGTCGACCAAGACGTCGCGATGACCGCATCGTTCGCAAAACCGGCGAAGGTGACTTCGACCGGGGTTTTTGAAGAGCGCCAGAACTCGGGCTCGGGATCGCCGGTGCGTTTGATCTCCAGATCGAAGTCGGGGCCGCGATGGCCGTCGGCGACCGCCGCGCAGCGAACGTGGGTGGGCGCAGGGCTGAAGATTTGAATTTGGGCTTGGGCATTCGTGGCCATCAGCCAGCCGGCCAAAGTGAGAATCAGTTTGTTCATCATAAGAACCTCCGTTGAAGAGCGATGTACGCATTTTTCCCCAATTGGTAAAATTCATTGATTTAATGGACCAATCGATTAATTCGATATCTATGAGCCTGTCATCGCTCTCGTTGGATGCATTTATCGCCGTCTCGCGGTCGGGGTCGTTTACGACCGCGGCGCGCGAGCTGGGGTTGACCCAGAGCGCGCTTTCGCAACGGATTTTGAATCTAGAAGGGGACATCGGCGCGGCCGTTTTCGCGCGCGGCGCCCGGGGCGTGACCTTGACCGCACTCGGCGAAAAGCTCCTGCACTACGCACTTCGCAAAGACCTGATGGAAACGGAGCTCCTGCAGGAGCTCAAAATTCGCCGAGGCCTCACGGAGGTCTCCGGCCATGCCCGCATCGCGGGCTTCTCAACCCTCAACGCGAGCCTGCTGGTCCCCGCCCTCGCGGCTTTTCGCGAACGCTATCCCCGCGTGAGCCTGACGATCGAAACTTTGGAAATCCGCGAAA
This window encodes:
- a CDS encoding patatin-like phospholipase family protein, producing the protein MVFLLISPALATTCRPGPRPVAIVLSGGTSLGAYQAGALTRALEFFAARPQEYQVQMFAGASAGGINGVLGYQDLCGDRNPGWLKRFWTGPVTETLFHPHAETGSLLNREAFAPLEAEFRADFAQSRHRCETVLSVALTLADPLRVEIPGDQASQSQFLTFNLRLTPGQPARPSNFVNPFDSATSSLLALDANQPATDLMDLARATSSIPLIFPAQKLRYCALKRDDPGLRHAPPPFQCPASEIREGAFIDGALLDTTPLAQAVRQLKRGLVHDCTGLGSKWLSVPRNENQGEILNDLLILNLDVRNRAPDDGRPAQSLAGGVGKLLGDLLKSARDREIVNLLEAEPKVRDQILSLRSHFPRWSEEWNGFFGFFDADLRRFDFAVGYVDMEKSLRTDGGRETGALVQCLRAYAEKPVARCAGLSRDEEILFRTLVREDVNVPTEKPSRFARRMHALSEEGYAFRELGLAGSEAAMAPVRVRGQVDRGARSLAQHYPEDSATTLGVVSSYLFGASDPLPVERVYHLNWGTGFEAGYSQLVGLNYLRGSYWRWPLVAEVYSPSLLATAPGRTTAISLYSGIERQSFFSSSVENLVSLRAGYQFSTAEGEIPCTRSRLEACRGPTLEPTFAVVFFGNFRLQAALKITFDERDLENVTAATLFQGGLQF
- a CDS encoding methyltransferase domain-containing protein; translated protein: MTGVDPSPTMLAKARATTQGVTYVESSFEAFPEDQVYDLILSNAAIQWMPDHRAVFAKLRRLLAPGGALLVQMPHNYGEPSHRLAMEEIAGFPEVDAREAHAVEPLTHYAQILFDLGFGDIDVREKVYLHPMARATQVADWTRGTFLTEFEKQMTPERFQDFVARYEKRLTAHYGPGPCLFLFRRFLLGARLDPA
- a CDS encoding DUF1304 domain-containing protein; amino-acid sequence: MEVLIQCLLAFIALQHFGFLVLEMFLWDKQPGMNVFRLDADFAKKSKSLAMNQGLYNGFLAAGLVWSLVAEESMRVPLALFFTGCVIVAGIFGAATVSKRIFWVQAVPALIAFGLNWMR
- a CDS encoding MFS transporter gives rise to the protein MESMPTPAATSATPEKLKFTGYQKFVVAALAFLQFTIILDFMILSPLGAILMPALNITTAQFGWVVSCYAFSAGVSGILAAGFADRFDRKKMLLFFYTGFLLGTLFCGLAPDYPSLLIARTVTGLFGGVMGSIVFAISTDLFPYEMRGRVMGLLQTAFAASQVLGIPFSLYLSNSLGWHAPFILIVAFGAVVGLILLWKLRPINGHLAYKAERSPLRHLIHTLTQPRYLQGFAATCLLATGGFMLMPFGSNFHVHNLGVSLDMLPAIYMATGIASLILGPLSGKLSDTYGKYRMFVVGTVVTALACYVYTRMGISPLWAVVGINILMFVGVTARIISSSALASALPLAPDRGAYMAISSSLQQVSGGIAAAVAGLIVVQKNDGPLEHFDTLGDIVIVSAVISAVLMYGIHRYLKNLKAAQS
- a CDS encoding response regulator, producing the protein MQKILLVEDQKDFQLMALNCLSDQYLMTVAGSLSEARERMKTEDFDMVLMDVMLPDGSGFEFVRRLKENQFLRHIPVVFLTSKSEIDERSRGLGLGAEDYIAKPYMPREFTARITARLKLFAAPMRSRIARDLENFSLKSLKSA